ATGCACCGATTTGCCGTGCCCCAAGCGATGCCACAGCTCCTCGGCGATGTGCGGTGCGAATGGCGCGAGCAATACCGGAAGCGCGTGCACGGCATAGATCGTTGCCGCCGCTTCGGGAAACTTGGCAACGGCTGCCGTGAGCGCGTTTACCAGTTCGTCGAGCCTCGCGATCGTCGTATTGTAATGAAACCGGCGCGACGTCGTTTCGTCGATCGCCGATTTTGCGACCACGTGAACCGCTCGGAGCAGCGCCTTCTCATCCGGAGTCGCTGCTTCCGGTACGTCGTGCACGTGAGCGCCGCGCTCAAAAAACGACTCGCACGCGCGCCACACACGATTGACGAAACGCACGCGTCCGCTAATGCCTTCGTCGGTCCAGTCACTGGTGTCCTCGGGCGGCGTGACGTACAGCAAGAACAGGCGCATCGCGTCGACGCCGTTGGTTTCGGCCGTCATGTCGATGCCGACGACGTTTCCGCGCGACTTCGACATCTTCTCGCCGTTGTACAGCAGCATGCCCTGGTGGAAGAGGCGCTCGAACGGCTCGTCGTGTCCGCTAACCCAGCCGCGATCGTGAAAGAACTTATAGAAGAACCGCGAGTAGAGTAGGTGCAAAACCGTGTGCTCGGCGCCGCCGATGTATTGGTCGACGTTCATCCAGCGATCGGCGTGCGGCTTCGCCCACGGCAAACGCTCGCCGTGCGGATCGAGGTAGCGCAGATAGTACCACGACGACTCGAAGAACGTGTCCATGGTGTCGGTCTCGCGACGTGCGGGGCCGCCGCACGTCGGGCACGTCGTCTTGACGAAGCTCTCGACTTGTGCGAGCGGCGAGCCTTCCCCGGTGAACTGCACGTGTCCGGGAAGTAAAACCGGTAAGTCTTCGTCGCGTAGCGGTACTTCGCCGCAGTTGTCGCAGTAGACGATCGGAATCGGCGTTCCCCAATAGCGCTGACGCGAGATCAGCCAATCGCGCAGACGCGTGTTGACGACTTTTTTGCCGCTGCCCTGTGAGATCAAGCGCTGCGCGATTGCCTCGCGGGCGCGCGCGCTCGACATACCCGAGAAATCGTCGCTGGCAATGAGCCGTCCGTCGTCGCAAAACGGCTGCGTCAGCGGTTCGCTCGGGTCGCGGTCAGGTGAAGCGATGACTTCGGCAATCGCGATGCCGTTGGCTTTGGCAAACTCCCAGTCGCGCTCGTCGTGCGCGGGAACGCCGCCGATGGCGCCGGTACCGTATTCCGCGAGCACGTAGTTGGTGACCCAGATCGGTATGTGCTCGTGCGACAGCGGATTGATCGCGTAGGCACCCGTAAAGAGTCCCTGTTTCTCCATCAAGCTCGTCCGCTCGAGCTCGGACTTCGATTTGAGGCTGTCGGCAAACGCATCGATCGCTGCCGCGTGTTTCTTCGAGACGATCGTCTTGATGGCACCGAGCACGGGGTGCTCGGCCGCCAACGCAACGTACGTGGCGCCGTAGAGCGTGTCGATGCGCGTCGTAAAGACTTCGAGCTTGTCGTCGAGTCCCTCGATTCCGAAGGCGAACTGCACGCCCTCGCTTCGGCCGATCCAGTTGCGCTGCATGGTGCGGGTGCGGTCGGGCCAGCCCGGCAGCGTTTCCAAATCGGCGAGCAGACGATCCGCGTACTCGGTGATCTTCAAGAACCACTGCGAAAGATTGCGCCGCTCGACCAAATGGTCGCAGCGCCAGCAGCGGCCGTCGATGACTTGCTCGTTCGCGAGCACGGTGCGGTCGTGCGGGCACCAGTTGACCGGCGCCTCGCGCTTGTATGCCAAGCCGTACTCGTATAACCGTAGGAACAGCCACTGATTCCAGTGGTAATACTCGGGCTCGCAGGTCGCGACTTCGCGCGTCCAATCGTAGCTGGTTCCCATCAGCCGGATCTGACGCCGCATGTTGATGATGTTCTCGGCCGTCCAGGTGGCGGGGTCGATGCCGCGCGCGATGGCGGCGTTTTCGGCCGGCAGACCGAACGCGTCCCATCCCATCGGATGCATCACTTCGTAGCCGAGCATGCGCGTCATGCGCGCGATGGCGTCGCCGAACGCATAGTTCTTCGCATGGCCGACGTGCAGATCACCCGACGGATACGGGAGCATTTCGAGCACGTAGTATTTCGGCCGGCCGCTGTCGCCGGTCGCTCGGTAAATGCCCTCGTCTTCCCAGCGCTGCTGCCACGTGCGCTCGACGGAACGAAAATCGTAGGTCTGGGCCATAGAGAGTAATCCTACCGCCTTGTCATGGAGTCGGCAACGCGGGAAGGAGCAGCGTGATCCAACGCATCGCTCTCGCGCTCGCCGGCGCCGCCATTGTGGCTATGGCCCTCTGGCACCCCGCACCCCACCCCGCCTTCACGAGCGCCGCCCCGTCGCCGGGCATGCGAACCGCGCCCTCGCGCCGCTTCGCGCATCATTCGCCCGCGGGCAATCGCGCGGTCGTATACGTTGCCGGCGCGGTTGTAAAACCGGGACTCTACCGCCTCGCTGCCGGAGCGCGAGCCGCCGACGCGGTCGCGGCAGCGGGAGGGATGCGCCCCTCGGCCGACGCGGCCGGCGTCAATCTTGCCGAACCCGTCCGTGACGGCGACGAAGTCTTCGTTCCGGCGATCGGCGATGCGCCCCGGGCGCACTCGCGCGTGCGCTCGCGAAACGGCCGCCGCCGTACGCCCGGGCCTCCCGCACTTGCTTTGGACGTCAACTCGGCTGTGCCGGATCAGCTCGCGGCGATTCCGGGCATCGGTCGGGCGCTCGCGGCGCGCATCGTCGCATTGCGTGAGGCCGACGGCGCGTTCTCAACGCTCGACGAACTCCTCGACGTTTCCGGAATGACGCAGTCGCGGTTGGAACGCGCGCGTCCCTACTTGCTGGTGAGGTAAGGGCAGGCTCGACACTAAGTCGGGCGAACTCGCCCACGATGACACTGCCCGCGAAGGAGACGCTGCCGAACCTGATTCGGCGCGCGCTCGCGCAACCCAAGGACGAACTGTTGCTCGAGCGTGACGGCGCGAAGTGGACGCCGACGTCGAGTGCGCGACTGCTGGAGCGCAGCGAAAACGTCGCGTGTGCGATACGCGAGGTGGGACTCGTTGCCGGCGATCGCGTCGCGCTGATCGCGCACGACTGCGTCGATTGGATCGTCTGCGATTTTGCGACGTTCTTTGCCGGTTGCGTCGTCGTGCCGGTCTATCCGACGCAGGCGCTCGACCACACGGCGTACATTTTGAAGCACTCCGAGGCGAAGCTGCTCTTCATCGATTCGCCGGAAACGCTGGAACACGTGCGTGCGAGCGGAGCGCCGTTGCCGCGAACCGTCGTGTTCGACTCCGGCGGCGACGACGGGTTGCGCGCCTTCGAGGCGCGCGGTGCCGCCGTTCGCGCCGAGCATCCGGACGCGCCGGCACGTTACGAAACGCAAAACGCCGATGACTTGGCCGTGCTGATTTACACGTCGGGAACGACCGGCGATCCCAAGGGCGTCATGCTTTCGCACGACAACCTCGCGTTCAACGCGCAGTCGACGCGCGATTGCGCCGCCGGCCAAATGCATCCCGGCGAGGACGCGCTCTCCGTGCTGCCGTTCTCGCACATCTACGAGCATACGTTCATCTATATCTACTTGTTGGTGGGCGTAAGGTACTCCATTTGCCACGAGCCCAACGAGCTGCTCGCCGATCTGCTGGCCGTACGTCCCGCGATGATGACGTCGGTGCCGCGCATCTTCGACCGGGTGCTCGCCGGTATTAAAGGGCGCGCGCTCAAGGTTGGGGGCTTGCAGGGAAAGTTGATTTCATGGGGCATGCGCGTCGCGCGCGAGTGGGCGTACGCGCAGACGTTCGGCGGCGGCGCTTCTCCCGCGCTGGCTGCCGAATACGCGGTCGCCAAGCGTCTCGTGCTCGCGAAGATTCGCAAAAATCTCGGACTCGACCGGATGCGCACGTTCGCGAGCGGCAGCGCGGCGCTGCACATCGACACGGCCATGACGTTCTTGGGCTTGGGAATTCCAATCATGCAGGGGTACGGCATGACCGAAACCTCCCCGGTCATTACGGCCAGTTTGCTGAAGGACAACGAATACGGTGCGGTCGGAAAACCGATCCCCGGTGTCGAGGTGCGTATCGCCGACGACGGCGAGGTGCTCACGCGCGGGCGTCACGTGATGCACGGTTACTATCGCGATCCCGAGGCAACGGCGGCGGTGCTGGATTCCGATGGCTGGCTGCACACCGGTGACATCGGCGAAATCGACGCCGCCGGATTTCTCCGCATCACGGATCGTAAGCGCGAAGTCTTCAAGACCGATGCCGGCAAGTGGATTTCGCCCGCGCGTGTCGAGTCTGCGATCAAACGCTCGATGTACGTGGCGCAAGCGATGGTCGTGGGCAACGGCAAGCCGTATCCGATCGCGCTCGT
The sequence above is drawn from the Candidatus Baltobacteraceae bacterium genome and encodes:
- the leuS gene encoding leucine--tRNA ligase; this translates as MAQTYDFRSVERTWQQRWEDEGIYRATGDSGRPKYYVLEMLPYPSGDLHVGHAKNYAFGDAIARMTRMLGYEVMHPMGWDAFGLPAENAAIARGIDPATWTAENIINMRRQIRLMGTSYDWTREVATCEPEYYHWNQWLFLRLYEYGLAYKREAPVNWCPHDRTVLANEQVIDGRCWRCDHLVERRNLSQWFLKITEYADRLLADLETLPGWPDRTRTMQRNWIGRSEGVQFAFGIEGLDDKLEVFTTRIDTLYGATYVALAAEHPVLGAIKTIVSKKHAAAIDAFADSLKSKSELERTSLMEKQGLFTGAYAINPLSHEHIPIWVTNYVLAEYGTGAIGGVPAHDERDWEFAKANGIAIAEVIASPDRDPSEPLTQPFCDDGRLIASDDFSGMSSARAREAIAQRLISQGSGKKVVNTRLRDWLISRQRYWGTPIPIVYCDNCGEVPLRDEDLPVLLPGHVQFTGEGSPLAQVESFVKTTCPTCGGPARRETDTMDTFFESSWYYLRYLDPHGERLPWAKPHADRWMNVDQYIGGAEHTVLHLLYSRFFYKFFHDRGWVSGHDEPFERLFHQGMLLYNGEKMSKSRGNVVGIDMTAETNGVDAMRLFLLYVTPPEDTSDWTDEGISGRVRFVNRVWRACESFFERGAHVHDVPEAATPDEKALLRAVHVVAKSAIDETTSRRFHYNTTIARLDELVNALTAAVAKFPEAAATIYAVHALPVLLAPFAPHIAEELWHRLGHGKSVHLQPYLQPSESVLAIDEITLVVQVNGKIRARVIAAPGLSEDAAVALAMEEANVRAQIDGKQIRKRIYVADKLLNLVVG
- a CDS encoding helix-hairpin-helix domain-containing protein, whose amino-acid sequence is MIQRIALALAGAAIVAMALWHPAPHPAFTSAAPSPGMRTAPSRRFAHHSPAGNRAVVYVAGAVVKPGLYRLAAGARAADAVAAAGGMRPSADAAGVNLAEPVRDGDEVFVPAIGDAPRAHSRVRSRNGRRRTPGPPALALDVNSAVPDQLAAIPGIGRALAARIVALREADGAFSTLDELLDVSGMTQSRLERARPYLLVR
- a CDS encoding long-chain fatty acid--CoA ligase encodes the protein MTLPAKETLPNLIRRALAQPKDELLLERDGAKWTPTSSARLLERSENVACAIREVGLVAGDRVALIAHDCVDWIVCDFATFFAGCVVVPVYPTQALDHTAYILKHSEAKLLFIDSPETLEHVRASGAPLPRTVVFDSGGDDGLRAFEARGAAVRAEHPDAPARYETQNADDLAVLIYTSGTTGDPKGVMLSHDNLAFNAQSTRDCAAGQMHPGEDALSVLPFSHIYEHTFIYIYLLVGVRYSICHEPNELLADLLAVRPAMMTSVPRIFDRVLAGIKGRALKVGGLQGKLISWGMRVAREWAYAQTFGGGASPALAAEYAVAKRLVLAKIRKNLGLDRMRTFASGSAALHIDTAMTFLGLGIPIMQGYGMTETSPVITASLLKDNEYGAVGKPIPGVEVRIADDGEVLTRGRHVMHGYYRDPEATAAVLDSDGWLHTGDIGEIDAAGFLRITDRKREVFKTDAGKWISPARVESAIKRSMYVAQAMVVGNGKPYPIALVCPNWELVRVKLELAAQASPDDLATNDDVRQFLTAEVRKQTNDLAPYEQIRHIAIVPREFSVEGGELSPAMKVKRRVVEGRYGAEIDRAYGPDLHAASV